Proteins from a single region of Syngnathus typhle isolate RoL2023-S1 ecotype Sweden linkage group LG10, RoL_Styp_1.0, whole genome shotgun sequence:
- the kif13a gene encoding kinesin-like protein KIF13A isoform X1 yields MSDTKVKVAVRVRPMNRREIELNTKCVVDMEDNQTVLYAPPSNAKGDNSRKQSKVFAFDHCFWSMDESNVPKYAGQEVVFKCLGEGILENAFQGYNACIFAYGQTGSGKSFSMMGNGEQPGLIPRLCCTLFERVHQESNEGHTFKVEVSYMEIYNEKVRDLLDPKGSRQSLKVREHKVLGPYVDGLSQLAVTNFEDIEVLMSEGNKSRTVAATNMNEESSRSHGVFSIIVTQTLYDLQSGNSGEKVSKMSLVDLAGSERVSKTGAAGERLKEGSNINKSLTTLGCVISALADQSAGKGKAKFVPYRDSVLTWLLKDNLGGNSKTAMIATVSPAADNYEETLSTLRYADRAKRIVNHAVVNEDPNARIIRELREEVEKLKVQLSQAESLKAPELKEKLHESEKLIMEMTVTWEEKLRKTEEIATERQKQLESMGISLETSGIKVGEDKCFLVNLNADPALNELLVYYLKERTHVGADTSQDIQLFGIGIQPLHCVLELCPDGDVTLMPIGNARTCVNGTMIDSLVHLWHGDRILWGNNHFFRINLPKRKRRDRLKELERASPRDSFVEVDVETASEASSEQDYSYEFAQMEVIMKTLGNNDPMQNVVQVLEKQYLEEKRTALEEQRLMYERELESLRQQLSPEKTQQHHRSNSERLTFQTHTPHGKLQLWTEERDELFRQSLSRLREQVLKANTLVREANFLAEEMSKLTDYQVTLQIPAANLSANRKRGAIVSEPAIQVRRKGRATQVWTIEKLENKLVDMRDHYRDWREGSEEVCSKANGKHSDPFYDAQENHNLIGVANIFLECLFHDVKLQYAVPIISQQGELAGRLHVELMRVSGAVPERLCGGDDSSENSSESGCYEVLDTNGEIVHMAKRLIIRVRIREATGLPLNLSNFVFCQYTFWEHGEPTVAPPMVSPDRPSPRSPDAQFTVQFDHCKDYVVHVTDDFLEFISDGALAIEVWGHCCAGNGRSPWELDALESKTQTLRDRWSEVSRRIELWVSIQELNEQGEYAAVELQPGKDISTGGVFQLRQGHSRRLHVSVKPVQKSGTLPLLVEAMLSVSIGCVTLRSSKLQRPLDTYQREVQDDTDSYQEEDLSCVRERWSEALIKRREYLDEQIKKIINKHEKSEEDIEREARLVEQWVGLTEERNAVLVPAPGSGIPGAPADWTPPPGMEAHIPVLFLDLNADNLTVNEQLTGPHAAGVNSILPKEHGSQFFYLPIIKHSEEEVSAVCSWDSSIHDSVHLNRVTSPHERIYLILKTTVQLSHPASMELVLRKRIAVNIYNKQSFTQSLKRRMSLKNMLHSCGVIYEIVSNIPKASEEPEERETLALMAARADIEETPDGETYIEKYTRGVLQVENILSLERLRQAVTVKEALSTKGRHLRRSLSTPNVPHSSCSKTDLTSCEDEDRKVCEENCDHGDSCNPQNGSLCSTPIKNKEGSGSFPESPTFFNSSPFKLLSPQPSKFLKSLLPVKEENKVKKVLEARPLLGKESMRSCVDNPALLPPPCPWRRPRAGSEGHCKLPTPTCRALSRTLPHGAAESDEEDAAVDVRHGAGGFQAYIPEDFANFDIYNATLESRGDSKERKEVSRSPTSSSCTSGYFSHSASNATLSDLPFSSSESSDQLGCRDSQDALGCHAGRGYTQIKVPAGSEDQQVFNSPTSLPISVPCGKPRTFPPPQNCNLSCSQEFTDFKGADDTIAEEGLHHFTDGWEQDAVDVTTTLKTTNEIETCDSVAIMKNNSDNASAALHKYPISTNTVICTISSTSPSAVTSLSKAPPLRGGDPPIREPAQGDVPHGSPCPSPNQSSTEPSGDSSGDECTPVAQLPDWMAPGEMVWVGKRRGMVHYVGGVEFAKGIWVGVKLDLAVGKHNGTVQGRVYFRCPPGHGVFVKPSRLTRDPPSMDTEPTTLLR; encoded by the exons ATGTCGGATACTAAAGTAAAAGTTGCTGTAAGAGTTCGGCCCATGAACCGGAGag AAATTGAGCTGAACACAAAATGCGTGGTGGACATGGAGGACAACCAGACGGTTCTGTACGCGCCACCCTCCAATGCAAAAGGAGACAacag CAGGAAACAATCAAAG GTGTTCGCCTTTGACCACTGTTTCTGGTCCATGGATGAGTCCAACGTTCCCAAATATGCCG GTCAAGAGGTGGTGTTCAAGTGCCTTGGAGAGGGAATACTTGAAAATGCATTCCAGGGATATAATGCCTGCATATTTGCCTATGGACAAACAG gTTCTGGCAAATCATTTTccatgatgggaaacggggaGCAGCCGGGTTTGATCCCTCGACTGTGCTGCACGCTCTTCGAAAGGGTCCATCAAGAGTCCAACGAGGGACACACTTTTAAAGTGGAAGTGTCTTACATGGAAATCTACAACGAGAAGGTCCGCGACCTCCTCGATCCCAAAGG GAGCCGACAGTCCCTGAAGGTTCGTGAGCACAAAGTCTTGGGTCCATACGTGGATGGTTTGTCTCAGCTGGCCGTGACCAACTTTGAG GACATTGAAGTGCTCATGTCGGAAGGGAACAAATCTCGCACGGTGGCAGCCACCAACATGAATGAGGAAAGCAGCCGATCTCACGGCGTCTTCAGTATTATCGTCACACAAACATTATACGATCTACAATCCGGG AATTCCGGGGAGAAGGTGAGCAAGATGAGTCTAGTTGACCTGGCAGGAAGTGAACGGGTGTCCAAGACGGGAGCTGCTGGCGAGCGACTAAAAGAAGGAAGCAACATCAACAA GTCCTTGACCACGTTAGGTTGTGTGATTTCTGCGCTGGCTGATCAGTCTGCAGGAAAAGGGAAGGCCAAATTTGTGCCTTATAGAGACTCAGTCCTCACCTGGCTGCTCAAG GATAACCTGGGTGGGAACAGCAAGACGGCAATGATCGCCACAGTGAGTCCCGCGGCAGACAACTACGAAGAAACTCTTTCCACTCTGCGTTACGCCGATCGAGCCAAGAGGATCGTCAACCACGCGGTCGTGAACGAAGACCCCAACGCTCGCATCATCCGAGAGCTCCGAGAGGAGGTGGAGAAGCTCAAAGTGCAGCTGTCTCAGGCTGAG TCCTTGAAGGCTCCTGAACTGAAGGAGAAACTGCACGAATCCGAGAAACTCATCATGGAGATGACCGTCACTTGGGAGGAGAAACTGAGGAAGACCGAGGAGATTGCCaca GAGCGCCAAAAGCAACTGGAGAGCATGGGCATCTCTCTGGAAACATCCGGAATTAAAGTGGGCGAAGACAAATGTTTCCTGGTCAACCTGAACGCCGATCCTGCCTTAAATGAGCTGCTCGTTTACTATCTGAAG GAGCGCACACATGTCGGCGCTGACACTTCTCAGGACATCCAGCTGTTTGGAATCGGGATCCAGCCGCTGCATTGTGTACTGGAACTGTGCCCGGATGGTGATGTCACCTTGATGCCCATAGGGAACGCCCG TACCTGTGTGAATGGAACAATGATCGATTCTTTGGTCCATCTTTGGCATGGAGATCGGATCTTATGGGGCAACAACCATTTTTTTAG GATCAATTTGCCGAAACGAAAACGGCGGGACCGTTTGAAGGAGCTGGAAAGGGCCTCTCCCAGGGACAGCTTTGTGGAGGTGGACGTGGAGACCGCCAGTGAGGCATCTTCTGAACAGGACTACAGCTATGAGTTTGCCCAAATGGAAGTCATAATGAAGACTCTGGGAAACAATG ACCCCATGCAGAATGTGGTCCAGGTTTTGGAGAAGCAGTACCTGGAAGAAAAGCGCACGGCTCTGGAAGAACAAAGGTTGATGTACGAGCGGGAGCTGGAATCTCTTCGGCAACAACTTTCTCCCGAGAAAACGCAACAGCACCACCGCAGCAACAGTGAGCGCCTCACGTTCCAGACGCACACACCGCACGGCAAGCTGCAACTGTGGACGGAGGAACG GGATGAACTTTTCAGACAGAGTCTTTCTCGGCTCAGGGAACAAGTTCTGAAAGCTAACACCCTGGTGCGAGAGGCCAACTTTTTGGCAGAGGAGATGAGCAAACTGACCGACTATCAAGTCACTCTTCAGATTCCTGCAGCCAACCTTAGCGCGAACCGCAAG cGTGGAGCCATAGTGAGTGAGCCAGCCATCCAGGTACGCAGGAAGGGAAGGGCAACTCAGGTGTGGACCATTGAGAAGCTGGAAAACAAGCTGGTGGACATGAGAGATCACTATAGAGACTGGAGAGAAGGCTCAGAGGAAGTG TGCAGCAAGGCAAATGGTAAACACTCTGACCCATTTTACGACGCTCAAGAAAACCACAACCTAATAGGAGTGGCGAACATTTTTCTGGAGTGCCTTTTCCATGACGTCAAACTGCAATATGCTGTTCCCATCATCAGCCAACAGGGGGAG TTAGCAGGCAGACTGCACGTGGAGCTGATGCGGGTCAGCGGCGCCGTGCCCGAGCGCCTTTGCGGTGGGGACGACTCCTCTGAGAACTCCAGTGAGAGTGGCTGCTATGAGGTCTTGGACACCAATGGAGAAATTGTCCACATGGCCAAGAGGCTCATTATCAGG GTTCGCATCAGGGAGGCGACGGGGCTGCCCCTCAACCTGTCCAACTTTGTTTTCTGTCAGTACACCTTTTGGGAACATGGCGAACCCACAGTGGCCCCCCCAATGGTGAGCCCTGACAGACCTTCCCCTCGGAGCCCAGATGCACAGTTCACTGTCCAGTTTGACCACTGCAAG gactatgttgtacatgtgacagaTGACTTTCTGGAGTTCATATCAGATGGAGCGTTGGCAATAGAGGTATGGGGCCATTGCTGTGCTGGGAACGGACGTTCTCCATGGGAGTTAGACGCTCTGGAATCCAAGACTCAGACGCTCCGAGACAG GTGGAGCGAGGTGTCTCGTAGGATCGAGCTGTGGGTCTCCATCCAGGAGCTCAATGAACAGGGAGAGTACGCCGCTGTGGAGCTGCAGCCTGGAAAAGACATCAGCACGGGAGGAGTCTTCCAACTGCGCCAG GGCCACTCGAGGAGGCTTCATGTCAGCGTGAAGCCGGTCCAAAAGTCAGGCACCCTACCTCTGCTGGTGGAGGCCATGCTGTCCGTCTCCATCGGCTGCGTGACTCTACGCTCCTCCAAATTGCAGCGACCCCTCGACACCTACCAG AGAGAGGTGCAAGACGATACGGATAGTTATCAG GAGGAAGATCTCAGCTGCGTAAGAGAGCGATGGTCTGAGGCCTTAATCAAACGACGGGAGTACCTCGATGAACAAATCAAAAAGATCATTAACAAGCACG AAAAGTCAGAGGAAGACATTGAGCGGGAAGCCCGTCTGGTGGAGCAATGGGTCGGCCTGACCGAGGAGAGAAACGCCGTGCTCGTACCTGCGCCCGGAAGCGGAATCCCCGGAGCTCCCGCCGACTG GACTCCGCCTCCCGGAATGGAAGCTCATATCCCAGTCCTCTTCCTTGATTTGAATG CTGATAATCTGACAGTGAATGAGCAGCTGACGGGTCCTCATGCTGCGGGTGTTAACTCGATCCTACCCAAGGAGCACGGAAGCCAGTTTTTCTATCTCCCCATCATCAAGCACAGCGAGGAAGAG GTGTCAGCCGTGTGTTCCTGGGACTCATCCATCCACGATTCCGTGCATCTCAATCGGGTCACGTCTCCTCACGAGCGTATCTACCTGATCTTGAAAACCACAGTGCAACTTAGCCACCCTGCCTCAATGGAGCTGGTGCTCCGCAAAAGGATCGCCGTCAACATCTACAACAAGCAG AGTTTCACACAGAGTCTCAAAAGGAGAATGTCGCTTAAGAATATGCTTCACTCCTGCGGCGTGATCTACGAGATTGTTTCCAACATACCGAAG GCCTCAGAGGAGCCAGAGGAGAGAGAAACATTGGCCCTCATGGCTGCTCGTGCAGACATCGAGGAGACTCCGGATGGAGAAACCTACATTGAGAAATACACTCGGGGAGTTTTGCAAGTGGAGAATATCCTCAGCTTGGAGAGGCTGCGGCAG GCTGTGACTGTCAAGGAAGCACTCTCTACTAAGGGAAGACATCTCAGAAGAAGCCTCAGCACACCAAATGTCCCGCAT TCTTCCTGCAGTAAAACAGACCTGACTAGCTGTGAGGATGAAGACCGCAAAGTATGTGAG GAGAACTGTGATCATGGTGACAGCTGCAATCCTCAGAACGGCTCCCTCTGCAGTACACCGATCAAAAACAAAGAAGGCTCAG GGTCATTTCCAGAGAGtcctacatttttcaactccaGTCCTTTCAAGCTTCTATCCCCTCAGCCGTCCAAGTTCCTCAAGTCCTTGCTGCCTGTCAAGGAGGAGAATAAGGTGAAGAAAGTCCTGGAGGCCCGCCCACTGCTGGGAAAAGAG AGCATGCGCTCATGTGTGGACAACCCTGCACTGCTCCCCCCTCCCTGCCCCTGGCGCAGACCCAGGGCAGGCAGCGAGGGCCACTGCAAGCTTCCCACCCCCACCTGCAGAGCGCTCAGCCGCACATTGCCACACGGTGCTGCT GAATCCGACGAGGAGGACGCTGCAGTGGACGTCCGACACGGCGCCGGCGGCTTCCAGGCGTACATCCCCGAGGACTTTGCAAACTTTGACATCTACAACGCCACCCTGGAGAGCCGCGGCGACTCGAAGGAGCGGAAGGAGGTGTCCCGTAGCCCCACCTCCAGTAGCTGCACCAGCGGTTACTTTTCCCACAGCGCCTCGAACGCCACGCTGTCCGACCTGCCGTTCAGTTCCAGCGAGAGCTCCGATCAACTCGGCTGCAGAGATTCGCAAGACGCTCTCGGATGTCACGCCGGAAGGGGCTACACGCAAATTAAAGTTCCCGCTGGAAGTGAAGACCAGCAGGTGTTCAACTCGCCAACTTCCTTACCTATCAGTGTTCCTTGTGGCAAGCCGAGAACTTTTCCTCCGCCTCAAAATTGCAATCTCAGTTGCAGTCAGGAGTTCACAGACTTTAAAGGGGCGGATGATACCATTGCCGAAGAGGGCTTGCATCATTTCACAGACGGATGGGAGCAAGACGCTGTTGACGTGACCACAACACTGAAGACGACGAACGAGATAGAAACGTGTGACTCTGTTGCTATTATGAAGAACAATTCCGACAACGCCTCAGCCGCTTTACACAAATATCCAATTTCGACCAACACTGTTATTTGCACCATCTCTTCAACGTCACCGTCCGCTGTTACGTCCTTGTCCAAAGCCCCGCCTCTCAGAGGAGGAGACCCTCCCATCCGCGAGCCGGCCCAGGGAGATGTGCCCCACGGGAGCCCCTGTCCCAGCCCCAACCAGAGCAGCACGGAGCCCTCAGGCGACTCTAGCGGGGATGAGTGCACCCCCGTCGCCCAGCTCCCCGACTGGATGGCGCCCGGGGAGATGGTGTGGGTGGGTAAACGGCGAGGAATGGTCCACTACGTCGGAGGGGTGGAGTTCGCCAAGGGTATCTGGGTTGGCGTCAAACTGGACCTGGCAGTGG GGAAGCACAATGGTACTGTCCAGGGGAGAGTGTACTTCCGATGTCCCCCAGGCCACGGCGTGTTTGTGAAGCCATCTCGTCTGACTCGAGATCCACCCTCCATGGACACGGAACCAACCACTCTCCTCAGATAA